A genomic window from Candidatus Bathyarchaeota archaeon includes:
- a CDS encoding Lrp/AsnC family transcriptional regulator, with the protein MLKIKELEKKILLNLLENGQQPILKIAKDLGVTRQTVAKKLDQMQNSGLILSFFPKLQPEILGLSIQAYILMREDPKNDCRKETEDIVKSFPQVTEFQRIFGKYDSIAKVLVNNNKELTELVKKIHDLKGVKETETFIVHSTLKDKPEDPIKQKLTE; encoded by the coding sequence ATGTTAAAAATTAAAGAGTTGGAAAAAAAGATTCTCCTTAACCTGCTAGAAAACGGACAACAACCAATACTAAAAATTGCAAAAGACCTAGGCGTCACAAGACAAACAGTAGCAAAAAAACTGGACCAAATGCAAAATTCTGGACTGATTTTGTCTTTTTTTCCCAAACTGCAACCCGAAATTCTGGGATTATCCATTCAAGCATACATATTGATGCGGGAAGACCCCAAAAACGACTGCAGAAAAGAAACAGAAGATATCGTGAAAAGTTTTCCTCAAGTTACTGAGTTTCAAAGAATTTTTGGCAAATACGACAGCATCGCTAAAGTTTTGGTGAACAACAACAAAGAGTTAACAGAGTTGGTGAAAAAAATTCACGACCTGAAAGGCGTCAAAGAAACTGAAACTTTTATTGTTCATAGCACACTTAAAGACAAACCTGAAGATCCAATAAAACAGAAATTAACAGAGTAG
- a CDS encoding phosphoenolpyruvate carboxykinase (GTP), with protein sequence MNPYLEALRSKLSKSDYEKLCKISIPKVHEFIAKSADLCNAEQVFVCSDSPEDKEHIRQQALVQKEETPLKIEGHTYHFDGYYDQGRDRKATKYLVPKKVFLSKALNQIDRQEGLAEVKGALRDSMTGRTMIVRFLSLGPTNSVFTILGMQCTDSWYVAHSEDLLYRSGYKVFTESPADTQFLRVVHSAGKLTDRMVSAEHNNKKIYIDHMDNTIYSVNTQYAGNSIGFKKLAFRLAIRKANTEGWLAEHMMLVGVHGPNNRKTYFAGAFPSACGKTSTAMLPGETILGDDIAYIREIDGVARAVNVEAGIFGIIKDVNPRDDAQIYRVLHSPGEIIFSNVLVKDGTPYWLGMGKETPKDGINYSGEWYEGKKDKDGNEITLAHKNARYAVKLTALENCDPELENPNGVKLRGIMYGGRDTKAYVPVQQSFSWEHGIVAYGASLETETTFATVGKEGVPEINMMSIQDFISIPLGKNVRNNLDFGKKVENTPTVFGVNYFLKDKDGNYLNDPQDKHVWVKWMEKRVHGEVETIITPTGQIPKYEDLKTIFKELLNKEYTKQDYIAQFSIRVQENMDKIKRVRQFYKTKVTYTPEAVFWVLNQQYERLLAAKEKYGNYISPEQFEE encoded by the coding sequence ATGAATCCCTATCTTGAAGCATTACGATCAAAACTAAGTAAATCTGATTACGAAAAATTATGTAAAATATCAATTCCCAAAGTTCATGAATTCATTGCCAAATCTGCAGACCTTTGCAACGCTGAACAAGTTTTTGTTTGCAGCGACTCCCCCGAGGACAAGGAACACATTAGGCAACAAGCACTTGTCCAAAAAGAAGAAACACCACTAAAAATTGAAGGTCACACGTATCACTTTGACGGATATTACGACCAAGGCCGAGACCGTAAAGCTACAAAATATCTCGTGCCCAAAAAAGTGTTTCTTAGTAAAGCTCTTAACCAAATCGACCGCCAAGAAGGCCTAGCAGAAGTAAAAGGAGCCCTCCGAGACTCCATGACTGGACGGACCATGATTGTTCGGTTTTTGTCTTTAGGTCCAACCAATTCTGTGTTTACCATTCTTGGAATGCAATGCACGGATTCTTGGTATGTTGCCCATTCTGAAGATTTGTTGTATCGATCAGGATACAAAGTTTTCACTGAATCTCCAGCTGATACCCAATTTTTGCGTGTTGTTCACTCTGCAGGAAAGCTAACTGATCGAATGGTCAGCGCAGAACACAACAACAAAAAAATCTACATAGATCACATGGATAACACCATTTACAGTGTTAACACCCAGTACGCGGGTAACTCTATAGGCTTCAAAAAATTAGCCTTTCGTTTAGCTATACGAAAAGCAAACACCGAAGGCTGGTTAGCAGAACACATGATGCTAGTAGGCGTGCATGGTCCAAATAACCGTAAAACCTACTTTGCAGGGGCATTTCCAAGCGCTTGTGGAAAAACTTCAACTGCCATGTTGCCTGGAGAAACAATCCTTGGAGATGACATCGCGTATATTCGTGAAATAGATGGTGTTGCACGGGCAGTTAACGTTGAAGCTGGAATCTTTGGCATTATAAAAGACGTTAACCCCCGGGACGATGCTCAAATCTACAGGGTTCTTCATAGTCCCGGAGAAATCATTTTCTCTAACGTTTTAGTTAAAGACGGGACTCCTTACTGGCTTGGCATGGGCAAAGAAACCCCCAAAGACGGAATCAACTATTCTGGAGAATGGTACGAAGGCAAAAAAGACAAAGACGGCAACGAAATTACCCTGGCTCATAAGAACGCCCGTTACGCGGTTAAATTAACTGCTCTGGAGAACTGTGACCCTGAACTAGAAAACCCCAATGGTGTAAAACTACGGGGAATAATGTATGGTGGCCGCGACACTAAAGCGTATGTTCCAGTTCAGCAAAGTTTTAGCTGGGAACACGGAATTGTAGCTTATGGAGCATCGTTGGAAACGGAAACAACCTTTGCCACCGTAGGCAAAGAAGGTGTTCCAGAAATTAACATGATGAGCATCCAAGACTTCATCTCTATTCCATTGGGCAAGAACGTCCGTAACAACCTTGATTTTGGCAAAAAAGTAGAAAATACCCCTACCGTTTTTGGTGTAAACTACTTCCTCAAAGACAAAGACGGCAACTACCTCAACGACCCCCAGGACAAACATGTCTGGGTAAAATGGATGGAAAAACGTGTCCACGGAGAAGTAGAAACAATAATTACTCCAACTGGCCAGATACCAAAATATGAAGACTTGAAAACAATCTTCAAAGAACTGCTAAACAAAGAATACACCAAACAAGACTACATCGCCCAGTTCAGCATACGAGTCCAAGAAAACATGGACAAAATCAAACGGGTTCGCCAATTCTACAAAACCAAAGTCACCTACACTCCCGAAGCAGTCTTTTGGGTGCTAAACCAACAATACGAGCGCCTGTTAGCTGCTAAAGAAAAGTACGGCAACTACATCAGCCCCGAACAATTCGAAGAATAA
- a CDS encoding GNAT family N-acetyltransferase, which produces MNLENIDIEILSKKRDISCFSCGEKDIDEFIHTEAMIFQNERLGVTYLFFYEKQLIGFVTLGMADLRKHKMDENDRLSIGRENYPALQISQLAVCKNLQVNYGIGTYICDFCHAQSLKYSEKIGCRFLVLNAMQKAIGFYEKYGFKLLPKQEGRREPIMFLNIMDKKTVDNI; this is translated from the coding sequence ATGAACTTAGAAAACATAGATATCGAGATTCTATCTAAAAAACGTGATATTAGTTGTTTTTCTTGTGGTGAAAAAGATATTGATGAATTTATCCATACCGAAGCAATGATTTTTCAAAATGAACGTTTAGGTGTTACATATTTATTCTTTTATGAAAAACAATTAATTGGATTTGTTACGCTTGGCATGGCAGATTTACGAAAACACAAAATGGATGAAAACGATAGGTTATCTATTGGCAGAGAGAATTATCCAGCACTTCAAATTAGTCAATTAGCAGTATGTAAGAACTTGCAGGTTAATTACGGTATTGGGACATATATCTGTGATTTTTGTCATGCTCAATCATTAAAGTATTCTGAAAAGATAGGTTGTAGATTTTTGGTTCTAAATGCGATGCAAAAAGCAATAGGGTTCTATGAAAAATATGGATTTAAATTACTTCCGAAACAAGAAGGGCGAAGAGAACCTATTATGTTTTTAAATATTATGGATAAGAAGACTGTCGATAATATCTAA
- a CDS encoding TIR domain-containing protein, whose protein sequence is MNNTSKKPLKSRVFLSYVGEDRQIAKKIANKLSISGFDIAFDERELLPGDLIADKLRMNIRTNDYVFILISKNALKKGWNESSKAYDYYLNELINRNVSLIPVQIDQSEIPKSLSHFRFLNLRKPTDNNITKLIEQIGIAPKIDFSSISSLQFEQLVADLLMKLNFKILQKEKVFCDYEIDLIAEHKQKDPFNVEKKEVWIVEIKLYRNERASLKSLYQLMSALKSFPTTTKALLVTNGLLTSYAKSWLNQAQKNNPEHLRIIEGPELKSLLLGFPEIIKKYFKDN, encoded by the coding sequence TTGAACAATACCTCAAAAAAACCTCTAAAAAGTCGAGTTTTTTTAAGTTATGTAGGAGAAGACCGTCAAATTGCAAAGAAAATAGCTAACAAACTTTCCATAAGTGGGTTTGATATTGCATTTGATGAACGCGAATTATTGCCAGGTGATTTAATTGCAGATAAGTTGAGAATGAACATTAGAACAAATGATTATGTTTTCATTTTAATATCAAAGAATGCTTTGAAAAAGGGATGGAATGAATCTAGCAAAGCATACGATTATTATTTGAATGAGTTAATAAATCGTAATGTAAGTTTGATTCCTGTTCAAATTGACCAAAGTGAAATTCCAAAATCTCTTTCACATTTCAGATTTCTTAACCTTCGTAAACCAACTGATAATAATATTACAAAATTAATTGAGCAAATTGGTATTGCACCAAAAATTGACTTTTCTTCAATTTCATCCCTTCAATTTGAGCAATTAGTAGCTGATTTATTAATGAAACTTAATTTCAAAATTCTTCAAAAAGAGAAAGTATTTTGTGATTATGAGATTGATTTGATTGCTGAGCATAAACAAAAAGATCCTTTTAACGTTGAAAAAAAAGAGGTTTGGATTGTAGAAATTAAATTATACAGAAACGAACGAGCTAGTCTAAAATCACTTTATCAACTAATGTCGGCATTAAAATCGTTTCCGACTACTACTAAAGCACTTCTGGTCACAAATGGTTTACTAACATCTTATGCCAAAAGTTGGCTTAATCAGGCTCAAAAAAACAATCCAGAACATTTACGAATTATTGAAGGTCCTGAACTTAAGAGTTTGTTGCTTGGTTTTCCAGAAATAATTAAAAAATATTTTAAAGATAACTGA
- a CDS encoding toll/interleukin-1 receptor domain-containing protein — MQGSSSNHFESYDLFVSYNKADVEFAKRLVSAVENQQYNGRKLICFFAPWDIEPGENILLKIEKGLTTSRFVCLIMSPDWLKSDWTTLERVVPVHSDPAGIKGRIIPILRRDCSIPPTIRILNWLDFRTDRNFNREIKRLISRIRGISPREIYQQNIETDFTPQPVDSLKPDFQKEILSSNLFPIIELPRIIYRAKAKVRKRSDVWEMLGEGVSIPVFALREESQEIFSFAKLTNPQQKLIKLVNNSETNEVLTAELINSDNSSVLIELLNRSMTEHMKNIGMVYDWKNKKTFYPLEKNGDEMRYSKWTVKNREYPRLVVQKSKSGRYFIHKSCKATFTSLGENIFLKVIPGFHFTIDGLIKAVPNKFMSSLSTRWMNPQKNHSVLDDVRFWIYKISEGTENAQINVGGTSPVLVRSTPLSAVIDRGIVEDYRERLWLQAPVDDDSSEDMLDEENLEDNDNMEDDEY, encoded by the coding sequence TTGCAAGGTTCATCATCCAATCATTTTGAAAGTTACGATTTATTTGTATCATATAATAAAGCAGATGTTGAATTTGCCAAGCGTCTTGTGTCTGCCGTGGAAAACCAACAATATAATGGTCGTAAATTAATTTGTTTTTTTGCACCTTGGGATATTGAACCCGGAGAAAACATTCTATTAAAAATTGAGAAAGGATTGACAACATCAAGGTTCGTTTGTTTGATAATGTCTCCGGATTGGCTAAAATCAGATTGGACAACCCTTGAAAGAGTTGTTCCCGTTCATTCTGATCCGGCTGGAATTAAAGGGAGAATAATTCCAATTTTAAGAAGAGATTGTTCAATTCCGCCTACGATTAGGATACTAAATTGGTTAGATTTTAGAACTGATAGAAATTTTAATAGGGAAATTAAACGACTTATTAGCAGAATAAGAGGTATATCTCCTCGAGAAATATATCAGCAAAATATTGAAACTGATTTTACTCCTCAACCTGTTGATTCTCTTAAGCCAGATTTTCAAAAAGAAATTTTATCATCAAACCTTTTTCCAATAATTGAGTTGCCTCGAATAATATATCGAGCAAAAGCTAAAGTCAGGAAAAGAAGCGATGTTTGGGAAATGCTTGGAGAAGGAGTTTCTATTCCAGTATTTGCATTACGTGAAGAATCTCAAGAAATCTTTTCTTTTGCCAAATTAACTAATCCCCAACAAAAATTGATTAAATTAGTGAATAATTCTGAAACAAATGAGGTTTTGACTGCGGAATTAATTAATTCTGATAATAGTTCAGTTTTAATTGAGCTGCTCAATCGCAGTATGACTGAGCACATGAAAAACATTGGAATGGTTTACGATTGGAAAAATAAAAAAACATTCTATCCTCTAGAAAAAAATGGTGATGAAATGAGATATTCAAAATGGACAGTCAAAAATCGGGAATACCCAAGACTGGTTGTCCAAAAATCAAAGTCAGGTAGATATTTTATTCATAAATCATGTAAAGCAACATTTACCTCACTTGGAGAAAATATTTTCTTAAAAGTCATACCTGGATTTCACTTTACTATTGACGGTTTGATTAAAGCTGTACCTAACAAATTTATGTCATCCCTATCTACGAGGTGGATGAATCCTCAAAAAAATCATTCAGTTTTAGATGATGTAAGATTCTGGATTTACAAAATATCTGAAGGGACAGAAAACGCTCAAATCAATGTCGGGGGTACAAGTCCCGTCCTTGTTCGCTCAACTCCATTGTCAGCTGTTATTGATCGAGGAATTGTTGAAGATTATAGAGAAAGACTATGGTTACAAGCACCAGTTGATGATGATTCTTCCGAAGATATGTTAGATGAAGAAAATCTTGAAGATAACGACAATATGGAGGATGATGAATATTAA
- a CDS encoding restriction endonuclease, with translation MLKTVDDIELDIHLNDPRAIAIIRKIPKTERDTVIEKLIILGEMVLSHASISSRKETIEDFFSPLRSDIEMIREQLKQIVPTVLTPAKKGAMTEESIFKSLKSHFMDDAFENVSGTGKYTDLIANLENNETPILVELKDYKSTVPFKEVEKFWRDMERRGAKYGLFISMRSGISRCSTCINFKQKLDKTAIFVVNSELNWSGHLFAFYVIKKLVELETRKQKDLNGKEICKILSKINDSVLDLQKQNEMIEEIQDIADGLRTVSKRKLDELINISNDYQIKQNQKIKDILDEISKVEF, from the coding sequence ATGTTGAAAACAGTTGATGATATAGAACTTGATATTCACCTAAATGACCCGCGTGCAATAGCGATTATCAGAAAAATTCCAAAAACGGAACGCGACACAGTAATTGAAAAACTAATTATATTGGGTGAAATGGTTCTTTCTCATGCTTCAATATCAAGTAGAAAAGAAACAATTGAAGACTTCTTTTCACCCTTAAGATCAGATATTGAAATGATCCGAGAACAACTCAAACAAATTGTTCCAACAGTTTTAACTCCAGCGAAAAAAGGAGCCATGACCGAAGAGAGCATCTTCAAAAGTCTAAAATCACATTTCATGGATGATGCCTTTGAAAATGTTTCAGGAACAGGAAAATACACTGATCTTATCGCTAACTTAGAAAATAATGAAACTCCAATACTGGTTGAACTCAAAGACTACAAAAGCACTGTGCCGTTCAAAGAAGTTGAAAAATTCTGGAGAGACATGGAAAGAAGAGGAGCTAAATACGGGCTTTTCATATCAATGCGTTCTGGAATAAGCAGATGTTCAACATGTATTAATTTCAAACAAAAATTAGACAAAACCGCAATTTTTGTGGTCAACAGTGAACTAAATTGGTCAGGTCACTTGTTCGCTTTTTATGTAATCAAGAAACTCGTTGAACTCGAAACCAGAAAACAAAAAGATCTCAACGGTAAAGAAATCTGCAAGATATTATCAAAAATAAACGACTCAGTTTTAGACCTTCAAAAACAAAACGAAATGATTGAAGAAATTCAAGACATTGCAGATGGATTAAGAACTGTGAGCAAAAGAAAACTAGATGAACTAATCAACATCTCCAATGATTACCAAATAAAACAAAATCAAAAAATCAAAGACATATTAGATGAAATTAGCAAGGTTGAATTCTAA
- a CDS encoding HNH endonuclease, producing MNSFLGFKNSDFLAFTTNKLKAKKFNKERKIVWQKMKSLKLLVDSELAKIGFPLEGTESKYDINYIKRKVNGIWVAYTHIKPYYRVCQLNYGIYRYGFFIGIELRSDSKEHITNMLNFVKNNPDEFLNFGRNLNRDHMDINYDICEINPENATISDLEKLVDTINSTNSWFRYGEWYYNKEKILKTSEIVAEIIRVFEILYPLYLIFSGVRPAGNGKIDKLQRTKKVLENELEQKEIELKDQVSHLSKQEIDESIKKSDERNNLEGVLSYSKQANSYKRDANLASTLKTKYGDQCQICKQTFNVKQGYFCDTHHIKALKDGGKDVSKNILVVCPTHHRLLDRRYIEVISRTNTKLKINENGKITEIQLD from the coding sequence ATGAATTCTTTTCTTGGATTCAAAAATAGCGATTTTTTAGCTTTTACAACTAATAAACTTAAAGCCAAAAAATTCAATAAGGAACGAAAAATCGTTTGGCAAAAAATGAAAAGCCTCAAACTTTTAGTTGATTCCGAACTTGCAAAAATTGGATTTCCTTTAGAAGGAACAGAAAGTAAATATGATATTAACTATATAAAGAGAAAAGTCAACGGAATTTGGGTAGCTTACACTCACATAAAACCTTACTATCGTGTTTGCCAACTGAATTATGGAATTTACCGATACGGATTCTTCATTGGAATTGAACTAAGATCAGATTCTAAAGAGCACATAACAAACATGCTAAATTTTGTAAAAAACAATCCTGATGAATTTTTAAACTTTGGAAGAAATCTGAATCGTGATCATATGGATATTAATTATGATATTTGTGAAATTAATCCTGAAAATGCTACAATCTCAGACTTGGAAAAATTAGTAGACACAATAAATTCAACAAATTCTTGGTTCCGGTATGGAGAATGGTACTATAACAAAGAAAAAATTTTAAAGACGTCTGAAATTGTTGCTGAAATAATAAGAGTTTTTGAAATTCTATATCCGTTATATCTTATTTTTTCAGGAGTTAGGCCAGCAGGTAATGGCAAAATAGACAAACTACAAAGAACAAAAAAAGTATTAGAAAACGAGTTAGAACAAAAAGAAATTGAACTTAAGGACCAAGTTAGTCATCTTAGCAAACAAGAAATTGATGAATCAATCAAAAAAAGTGATGAACGTAATAACCTTGAAGGCGTACTGTCATATTCAAAGCAAGCAAATTCATACAAAAGAGATGCAAATCTCGCATCAACTCTAAAAACCAAATATGGTGATCAGTGTCAAATTTGTAAACAAACTTTCAACGTAAAACAAGGATATTTTTGTGACACACACCACATCAAAGCTTTAAAAGACGGGGGAAAAGATGTTTCAAAAAATATTTTAGTGGTCTGTCCAACTCATCATAGGCTATTAGACCGAAGATACATCGAGGTCATTTCAAGAACAAATACAAAACTTAAGATTAACGAGAATGGAAAAATTACTGAAATACAATTGGACTAA
- a CDS encoding MBL fold metallo-hydrolase, whose translation MFEKDTTSFVIDCGTRDSKKAINFCNGLKKELTKIASHDLMISHYHFDHYSLVNKFPFFFFDNIYLPALPPQSRTADIMYQFLSVANILAFRNYYLAPIISNHGKKICPLVKGDSFNAINREWKVLWPDYNVVDKINRKKINKLQIEIGKIVEELRPDDREAFEQTYGRLSRTFSTKEKSEEQTLTISIPLEKETDNRFNDRLRKIEGNFRNLANRVSLVVRDESNDFLFTGDVDNTILDNYLNFEEEYFLVQAAHHGGYYGQAFNNVETNLLVISRAKRYKTRCEYYQELTWNKLIDTAMMGNSKITFLTKHKIIGILAYGSVINDPGKEIEQAEIDRIKVATPFKIEFARKSNARDDAPTLVPVENGGAKVKGQIFVMKDCISEKEATDILWRREIHQKGSGKEYKRPNLPNTKQVFIERIENFQNIDVVLFTYIASNINPLTPKNLAYLAIESAKKRAGDEKQDGISYLIDAKKQGIKTPLMKDYEKEILQKTLTTTLEDALQKIRKNGMKSI comes from the coding sequence TTGTTCGAAAAAGACACAACATCTTTTGTTATTGATTGTGGAACACGCGACTCCAAAAAAGCAATCAATTTTTGTAATGGTTTAAAGAAAGAATTAACAAAAATCGCTTCCCACGATTTAATGATATCTCACTACCATTTTGACCATTATAGTTTAGTAAACAAGTTCCCATTTTTTTTCTTTGATAACATATACCTACCCGCATTACCCCCTCAAAGTCGTACCGCGGATATAATGTATCAATTCTTATCTGTTGCAAATATCTTGGCTTTTCGGAATTATTATCTTGCTCCAATAATTTCGAATCATGGAAAAAAGATTTGTCCATTGGTAAAAGGGGATTCATTTAATGCAATTAATAGAGAATGGAAAGTATTGTGGCCAGATTATAATGTAGTAGATAAAATAAATAGGAAAAAGATCAATAAACTGCAAATTGAAATTGGAAAAATTGTTGAAGAATTACGCCCTGATGATCGAGAAGCTTTTGAACAAACATATGGACGATTAAGTCGAACATTTTCAACAAAAGAAAAGAGCGAGGAACAAACACTCACCATAAGCATTCCTTTGGAAAAAGAAACAGATAATCGATTTAATGACCGTCTGAGAAAAATTGAAGGAAACTTTAGAAACCTTGCTAATAGAGTCTCTCTTGTTGTGCGAGATGAATCAAATGATTTTCTTTTTACAGGAGACGTTGACAATACAATATTAGATAATTATTTGAATTTTGAAGAAGAATATTTTCTTGTCCAAGCTGCTCATCATGGCGGATATTATGGACAGGCTTTCAATAATGTCGAAACAAATTTACTGGTTATTTCACGCGCTAAAAGATACAAAACTCGTTGTGAGTACTATCAAGAATTGACTTGGAACAAATTGATAGATACCGCAATGATGGGAAATTCGAAAATAACTTTTCTAACCAAGCATAAGATAATTGGTATATTGGCATACGGATCAGTCATTAACGACCCCGGAAAAGAAATTGAACAAGCTGAAATTGATAGAATTAAAGTTGCAACTCCTTTCAAAATAGAATTTGCTAGGAAAAGTAATGCTCGGGATGATGCTCCTACGTTAGTTCCAGTAGAAAATGGAGGCGCAAAAGTAAAAGGCCAAATTTTTGTTATGAAAGACTGTATCTCTGAAAAAGAGGCAACCGACATTCTTTGGAGACGGGAAATACACCAAAAAGGGAGCGGAAAAGAATACAAACGTCCCAATTTACCTAATACTAAACAAGTCTTTATTGAACGGATTGAAAATTTTCAGAATATTGATGTAGTTCTTTTCACATACATTGCTTCTAACATTAATCCTCTTACACCAAAAAATTTAGCTTACCTTGCAATTGAAAGTGCTAAAAAACGTGCAGGTGATGAAAAGCAAGATGGAATTAGTTACTTAATTGATGCTAAAAAGCAAGGTATTAAAACACCTCTAATGAAGGATTATGAAAAAGAAATCCTCCAGAAGACTTTGACAACAACTCTTGAGGATGCATTGCAGAAAATAAGAAAAAATGGTATGAAATCAATTTGA
- a CDS encoding AAA family ATPase, with translation MKMQSMSIHNFRSIKDVKINLDNYSLLIGANNAGKTNLLTALRIFYEDGIKFDEKTDFPKFITVDTESWIELEFKLSDDEFSNLKEEYKNSDNLLRVRKYLKSSSNLVKANQSNIYAYENGQLSNNLFYGAKNISQAKLGDVIYIPETATTDENLKLSGPSPLRNMITFIMKKVTKTSSSFQNLNDTFDEFNKKFRDEQSKDGFSIKSLVDDINVCLSEWQIKFDLIINPIDSTGLIKNLVSHTVRDDVLDQDISIKNFGQGLQRHIIFTLLRLSAQYVEKKESTKKDFSPDFTLILFEEPEAFLHPSQQECLNKSLKKLSSEHGNQILISTHSPVFVSRNTDDLPGLTRIKRISGETTIFQISKNVSDAIFNENSQLAQVLKDKLSEPEVDAQTKNRIRRMLGDTEDAQRMEEESIRYILWLDSSRCSAFFAESVIIVEGPTEKVFLDYLIQNKWECIIDKKTCIVDAIGKFNLHRYMNLFKELGIEHSIIMDSDENQTVHEYINQFIMTRKNDYTHEIYAFDKDIETFLGISSPSGDRKDKKPLNVMWNYFQEKIKQEKIDELKKIVLSLIT, from the coding sequence ATGAAGATGCAATCAATGAGCATTCATAATTTTCGATCAATAAAAGATGTAAAAATTAACCTCGATAATTATTCATTATTGATTGGCGCAAACAACGCAGGAAAAACTAATTTATTGACTGCATTGCGCATTTTTTATGAGGATGGAATTAAATTCGATGAAAAGACTGATTTTCCAAAATTCATTACTGTCGATACTGAAAGTTGGATAGAATTAGAATTTAAACTGAGTGATGATGAGTTTTCAAACCTTAAGGAAGAATATAAAAATTCAGACAATCTTTTGCGCGTTAGGAAATATTTGAAATCTTCCTCTAATTTGGTTAAAGCAAATCAAAGTAATATTTACGCTTATGAGAATGGACAATTATCTAATAATCTATTTTATGGTGCTAAAAATATTTCTCAGGCTAAACTCGGAGATGTAATATATATACCCGAAACGGCGACAACTGATGAAAACTTGAAGCTATCTGGTCCATCGCCTCTAAGAAACATGATAACTTTTATTATGAAAAAAGTAACTAAAACCAGTTCTTCTTTTCAAAATTTAAATGATACCTTTGATGAATTTAATAAGAAATTCCGAGATGAACAGAGTAAAGATGGTTTTTCGATAAAAAGTTTAGTGGATGATATAAATGTGTGTTTGTCTGAATGGCAGATAAAATTTGATTTAATAATCAATCCTATTGACTCAACAGGTTTAATTAAAAATCTAGTTTCACATACAGTACGAGATGATGTATTAGACCAAGACATTTCAATAAAAAATTTTGGTCAAGGATTACAACGCCATATAATTTTCACTTTATTACGACTTTCAGCTCAATATGTTGAGAAGAAAGAATCAACTAAAAAAGATTTTTCTCCTGATTTTACATTAATATTGTTTGAGGAACCAGAAGCATTTTTACATCCATCGCAACAAGAATGTCTAAACAAAAGTCTAAAAAAACTCTCATCCGAGCATGGAAACCAAATTCTAATTTCGACCCATTCTCCAGTTTTTGTCAGCAGAAATACTGATGATTTACCTGGTTTAACTAGAATTAAACGTATTTCTGGGGAAACAACAATTTTTCAAATTTCGAAAAATGTTTCAGATGCTATTTTCAATGAGAATAGTCAATTGGCTCAAGTTTTGAAAGATAAACTTAGCGAACCCGAAGTTGATGCACAAACTAAAAACCGAATCCGTAGGATGCTTGGTGACACTGAAGATGCTCAAAGAATGGAAGAGGAATCTATTCGTTATATATTGTGGTTGGATTCTTCGCGATGTTCTGCTTTTTTTGCAGAATCAGTTATTATTGTAGAAGGACCAACGGAAAAGGTATTTCTTGATTATCTTATTCAAAATAAATGGGAATGCATAATTGACAAAAAAACATGTATTGTTGATGCGATAGGCAAATTTAATTTACATCGCTATATGAATTTATTTAAAGAGCTTGGAATCGAACATTCAATAATCATGGATTCAGATGAAAATCAAACAGTTCATGAATATATTAATCAATTCATCATGACTCGAAAGAATGATTACACTCATGAAATTTATGCATTTGATAAAGACATAGAAACATTCTTAGGGATTTCTTCTCCCTCAGGAGATCGTAAGGATAAAAAGCCACTTAATGTTATGTGGAATTATTTCCAAGAAAAAATAAAGCAAGAAAAAATAGACGAATTAAAAAAAATAGTTTTGAGCTTGATAACTTGA